From a single Paenibacillus sp. FSL R5-0345 genomic region:
- a CDS encoding GatB/YqeY domain-containing protein codes for MNLSERLNEDMKQAMKSKDKFTLSTIRMVRSTIKYLEIDLKRTLDDNEVLDILSREIKQRKDALQEFESAGRDELAASTKAEIEIIIKYLPEQLSEEEIKVIVQQTIQETGASSKSEMGKVMSALMPKVKGRADGKLVNQAVQQFLQ; via the coding sequence ATGAATCTTAGCGAGAGATTGAACGAAGATATGAAGCAAGCGATGAAGAGTAAGGACAAGTTCACGCTCTCCACGATTCGAATGGTTCGTTCTACAATAAAGTATCTTGAAATAGATTTGAAGAGAACATTGGACGACAACGAAGTGCTTGATATCCTTAGTCGTGAAATCAAACAGCGCAAAGATGCCCTCCAAGAATTTGAATCAGCGGGTCGCGATGAGCTTGCCGCGAGTACGAAGGCAGAAATCGAGATTATTATTAAGTATCTTCCCGAGCAACTTTCCGAAGAAGAAATTAAAGTAATTGTACAGCAGACCATCCAGGAAACCGGTGCTTCTTCGAAAAGTGAAATGGGTAAGGTCATGAGCGCACTGATGCCTAAGGTCAAAGGTCGCGCCGATGGTAAACTCGTGAACCAAGCGGTTCAACAATTTCTGCAATAA
- the rpsU gene encoding 30S ribosomal protein S21: MSETKVRKNETIDAALRRFKRSIAKDGVLAEVKKRKHYEKPSVKKKLKSEAARKRKF; this comes from the coding sequence GTGTCTGAAACGAAAGTTCGCAAAAACGAGACAATTGATGCTGCACTTCGTCGCTTTAAACGTTCCATCGCAAAAGATGGTGTCTTGGCTGAGGTGAAGAAACGCAAACATTACGAAAAGCCAAGCGTTAAGAAAAAGCTGAAGTCTGAGGCTGCTCGTAAGAGAAAGTTTTAG
- a CDS encoding histidine triad nucleotide-binding protein, with the protein METVFSKIIEGTIPSKKVFENERILAFYDIEPAAPVHVLIIPKKFIASMNDVTPEDLPLIAEIHSVAQQIAIDLGIAESGYRLINNCGPDSGQAVPHLHYHLLGGAKLGALTGNSASHA; encoded by the coding sequence ATGGAGACCGTGTTCAGCAAAATTATTGAGGGTACTATTCCTTCCAAAAAAGTATTTGAAAACGAACGTATTCTTGCATTCTACGACATCGAGCCGGCTGCACCGGTACATGTGTTGATCATTCCAAAGAAGTTCATTGCTTCCATGAATGATGTCACACCTGAGGATCTTCCGCTGATCGCAGAAATTCACAGTGTAGCGCAACAGATCGCTATCGATCTTGGGATTGCTGAGTCTGGTTATCGTTTGATCAATAATTGTGGTCCGGATAGTGGACAAGCTGTGCCTCATCTTCATTATCACTTGCTTGGTGGGGCCAAGCTGGGAGCTCTTACAGGAAACTCAGCTTCTCACGCATAA
- a CDS encoding AAA family ATPase encodes MKPILLKVAGLQSYREMQEIDFESLCETGLFGIFGPTGSGKSSLLDAITLAMYGKVERAVNGTQGIMNHSEDSLSVAFTFELTSSAGAHRYRVERKFKRTGEQTVSNTISRFIEITPDGDNVMADKLADVTRCVEEHIGLKMDDFTRAVVLPQGKFAEFLSLRGVDRRQMLQRLFHLEQYGDQLAIKLSRRVKENEAALRALIAEQQGLGSAGKGDVEAAAERLEQATLYAAECRRKLEAALQVSERFARIRELQEERTRRELQRQGLLAKEEEILLLEQKLGQADEAEARLPALKAWRSAEEAFKSRLARAEGQEVLAAAAEQEAARAAAAAAAAQAALAAEEPALREGAGTYRRALELESELGALRRELAALRERREEASRKLAELREGMARERELLAKGQKRQQELQQSLQPLGVRSQERQSLQEAMQRLQGLHSAESQWDKAEKERLERAAALAAAQARLAEAEGRRESQEAARGQLIREAALHQEKLLATEEAARTAAERLEQDIGALEAAMKDQELHRLSLALAKELEEGQPCPVCGSEHHPAPAFLQNSLEQQELEMKLQQVRALSRRALEARHLFRGLREQDQVWLEQVFGNEVIEAANHPAAAGSEVRTAEVPPTDVSIPGEKELSELEATFLALKGQSGELRRTAVQWQQSMQEVQQLCLKEAAGVDGERSWVEGITAKAEELSAQLTTMRQNWAQQFPDLAPGEVEQAYRELVAKDAQAEEIRSRLDISVKFLEEKSASVQSLQETITGLDKELAQWITQIEGKEQLQREKDQRLLEWTNGRAAAPLLAACEGRLQELLTALEASKQSHLTAAEKAQHEVKEAAISRQAAESAREHYAAATSHWEQSLASSPFSSAAEVEGAALTPEEREIASSRVRAHRAEEAEVSLQLRNIEEKLDGASLSEEEWQVSQSTLRESKTEDEISLQARARAERDLEDLRHRHIRWMELEAQRIDHASLQDQLSKLQTVLRGNAFVEYIAEEQLMQVCQSASQRLRFLSKQRYALEVDSGGGFVIRDDGNGGVRRPVSTLSGGETFLTSLSLALALSAQIQLRGQYPLQFFFLDEGFGTLDPELLDTVITSLERLHNDQLSVGIISHVPELRARLPRKLVVVPAEQGGGGSRILLEKM; translated from the coding sequence GTGAAGCCTATTCTATTAAAAGTAGCAGGATTACAGAGTTATAGAGAAATGCAAGAAATAGATTTTGAAAGTCTGTGTGAGACGGGGCTGTTCGGGATCTTTGGACCAACAGGTAGCGGTAAATCAAGTTTGCTAGATGCTATTACTTTGGCAATGTACGGAAAAGTGGAGCGCGCTGTTAATGGAACACAGGGGATTATGAATCACTCTGAGGATTCACTCAGCGTGGCGTTTACCTTTGAGCTCACTTCTTCCGCTGGGGCACATCGTTATCGTGTTGAACGGAAGTTCAAACGGACAGGTGAGCAAACCGTCAGTAACACGATTAGCCGTTTCATTGAGATTACACCTGACGGGGATAACGTCATGGCGGATAAGCTCGCAGATGTTACGCGCTGCGTGGAGGAGCATATCGGTCTAAAAATGGATGATTTCACGCGAGCGGTTGTATTGCCGCAGGGGAAATTTGCCGAATTTTTATCGCTTCGTGGCGTAGATCGTCGGCAAATGCTGCAGCGCCTGTTCCATCTGGAACAGTATGGCGATCAGCTTGCAATCAAGCTTAGCCGACGGGTGAAGGAGAATGAGGCGGCGCTCCGCGCGCTGATTGCTGAGCAACAGGGTCTTGGCAGCGCAGGCAAAGGGGATGTAGAGGCAGCGGCGGAGCGCCTCGAGCAGGCCACCCTTTATGCTGCGGAATGCCGTCGAAAGCTGGAGGCGGCGCTGCAGGTCTCGGAGCGTTTCGCGCGTATACGCGAGCTCCAAGAGGAACGGACCCGCCGCGAATTGCAGCGGCAGGGGCTGCTCGCCAAGGAGGAGGAGATTCTCCTCCTTGAACAGAAGCTCGGCCAAGCTGACGAGGCCGAGGCAAGGCTTCCCGCGCTGAAAGCATGGCGCAGCGCGGAAGAAGCCTTTAAGAGCCGATTGGCCCGCGCGGAGGGCCAAGAGGTGCTGGCCGCCGCCGCCGAGCAGGAGGCGGCGCGTGCCGCTGCCGCCGCGGCTGCTGCGCAGGCCGCGCTTGCGGCGGAAGAGCCGGCCCTCCGGGAGGGGGCCGGCACCTACCGCCGCGCGCTCGAGCTCGAGTCCGAGCTCGGGGCGCTACGGCGCGAACTCGCGGCTCTGCGTGAGCGCCGCGAAGAGGCCTCCCGCAAGCTAGCGGAGCTGCGGGAGGGCATGGCTCGGGAGCGTGAGCTTTTAGCCAAGGGCCAAAAGCGCCAGCAAGAGCTTCAGCAGAGCTTGCAGCCGCTCGGTGTCCGCTCCCAGGAGCGGCAGTCTCTGCAAGAAGCGATGCAGAGACTGCAAGGGCTGCACTCCGCCGAATCCCAGTGGGATAAGGCGGAGAAGGAGCGCCTCGAGCGTGCCGCTGCCCTGGCGGCTGCGCAGGCGCGACTCGCGGAGGCCGAGGGCCGTCGCGAGTCACAGGAAGCTGCTCGCGGGCAACTGATCCGCGAGGCGGCGCTGCATCAAGAGAAGCTGCTGGCAACAGAAGAAGCTGCGCGCACCGCAGCGGAGCGCCTGGAGCAAGATATCGGTGCATTGGAAGCAGCTATGAAGGATCAAGAGCTTCACAGATTGTCCCTTGCACTAGCTAAGGAGCTGGAAGAAGGGCAACCTTGTCCTGTATGCGGCAGTGAGCATCATCCTGCACCTGCATTCTTGCAGAATAGCTTAGAGCAACAGGAACTGGAAATGAAGCTTCAGCAAGTCCGGGCGTTATCCAGACGGGCATTAGAAGCTCGTCATCTGTTCCGCGGTCTTCGTGAACAGGATCAGGTATGGCTGGAGCAGGTATTTGGAAATGAAGTTATTGAAGCGGCAAATCACCCTGCAGCTGCAGGTTCAGAAGTCCGTACTGCTGAAGTTCCTCCAACCGATGTGTCTATTCCCGGGGAAAAAGAATTGTCAGAACTTGAAGCTACATTTTTGGCATTAAAGGGTCAGTCCGGTGAACTGCGCCGAACTGCGGTACAATGGCAGCAATCAATGCAGGAGGTTCAGCAGCTGTGCCTCAAAGAAGCAGCAGGTGTCGATGGTGAACGTAGCTGGGTGGAAGGAATTACTGCCAAAGCTGAGGAACTCAGCGCGCAGCTAACGACGATGCGGCAGAACTGGGCACAGCAATTCCCGGATTTGGCACCAGGTGAAGTAGAACAAGCATATCGTGAGCTGGTTGCGAAGGATGCACAAGCTGAAGAAATTAGATCGCGTCTTGATATCAGCGTCAAGTTTCTGGAAGAGAAGAGCGCTTCAGTGCAGAGCCTTCAAGAGACCATAACAGGGTTGGACAAAGAGCTGGCCCAGTGGATCACACAGATCGAAGGGAAGGAACAATTGCAACGTGAAAAAGATCAGCGTCTACTGGAGTGGACGAATGGTCGCGCGGCAGCTCCTCTTCTAGCGGCGTGTGAAGGACGTCTGCAGGAATTGTTAACGGCTCTGGAGGCAAGTAAGCAATCACATCTCACAGCGGCGGAGAAGGCTCAGCATGAGGTTAAGGAAGCTGCGATTTCTCGCCAGGCTGCAGAATCTGCGCGTGAACATTACGCAGCAGCTACCAGTCATTGGGAACAAAGCTTGGCATCTTCACCGTTTAGTTCAGCTGCTGAGGTTGAAGGAGCAGCGCTCACACCCGAAGAACGGGAAATCGCTTCTTCCAGGGTACGTGCTCATCGTGCCGAAGAAGCTGAGGTCTCCTTGCAGCTGCGTAACATTGAAGAGAAGCTTGACGGGGCCAGCTTAAGTGAAGAGGAATGGCAAGTAAGCCAGAGCACCTTGAGAGAAAGCAAGACTGAGGATGAAATATCTCTACAGGCTAGAGCGCGTGCAGAGCGTGATCTGGAGGATTTGCGGCATCGGCATATTCGCTGGATGGAGCTTGAAGCTCAGCGGATTGATCACGCTTCTTTGCAAGATCAGCTATCCAAACTGCAGACTGTCTTACGTGGGAATGCCTTTGTTGAGTACATTGCGGAGGAGCAGTTGATGCAGGTGTGTCAGTCCGCTTCTCAGCGGCTTCGTTTCCTGAGCAAACAGCGTTATGCGCTGGAGGTTGATTCGGGTGGCGGCTTTGTAATCCGAGATGATGGGAACGGCGGGGTGAGAAGACCTGTCTCAACTCTGTCTGGTGGAGAGACCTTCCTCACATCCCTTTCCCTGGCACTTGCTCTTTCAGCTCAGATCCAGCTCCGGGGACAATATCCGTTGCAGTTTTTCTTTCTGGATGAAGGGTTTGGTACGCTCGATCCAGAACTGCTGGATACAGTGATTACTTCACTTGAAAGATTGCATAACGATCAGCTGTCGGTTGGTATTATCAGCCACGTTCCAGAGCTTCGTGCAAGATTGCCGCGTAAGCTGGTAGTAGTTCCTGCTGAACAGGGCGGAGGAGGATCTCGTATCCTTTTGGAAAAAATGTGA
- a CDS encoding exonuclease SbcCD subunit D, giving the protein MRILHTGDWHLGRTLEGRSRQKEQEQFIDELVEIADFHKVDLIMMAGDVYDSVNPPAASEQLFYEAAARLTSGGRPLVVIAGNHDQPERVSSVSPLVLRQGITLVGLPTSEPVTIHAARTGEIAKIAALPYPSEARLGELLAGDSGEEELRLAYSARVGKLMQLLGREFTPQTVNLAMSHIYVLGGVESDSERPIQVGGAYTVDPSALACGAQYTALGHLHRAQRVKGEGMIRYSGSPLAYSFSEAGQAKSVTLIDVAPGGEPTFEEIYLRCGRPLVRWSSTGGLQEVYTWLDEGRDASAFIDLEIRLSEAMSMNDIQRLRKSREGIIHIRPIYPQMEMELEQISRSRMPVQELFRKFYQRQTGGAEPEDSLIELFLQLTEEERRQPEEGEEN; this is encoded by the coding sequence ATGCGGATATTGCATACGGGAGATTGGCACCTCGGCCGAACGCTGGAAGGAAGAAGCCGGCAGAAGGAGCAAGAGCAGTTCATAGATGAATTGGTGGAGATCGCCGATTTTCATAAAGTGGATTTGATTATGATGGCGGGAGATGTATATGACTCCGTTAATCCACCAGCGGCTTCAGAACAGCTATTCTATGAAGCTGCTGCTAGGCTGACTTCAGGGGGAAGACCACTTGTTGTGATCGCCGGAAATCATGACCAACCGGAGCGCGTATCTTCTGTTTCACCGCTTGTATTAAGACAGGGGATTACATTGGTGGGTCTTCCTACTTCTGAGCCAGTGACTATTCATGCTGCGCGTACGGGTGAGATTGCTAAAATCGCAGCCCTTCCCTATCCCTCGGAGGCACGTCTCGGTGAACTTCTTGCTGGAGACAGCGGGGAAGAGGAGCTTCGACTGGCTTACAGCGCGCGGGTAGGCAAGCTCATGCAGCTGTTGGGACGGGAATTCACACCACAGACCGTGAATTTGGCGATGAGCCATATTTATGTGCTTGGTGGAGTGGAAAGTGATTCGGAACGTCCAATTCAAGTGGGCGGAGCTTATACTGTTGATCCTTCTGCTTTGGCCTGTGGAGCGCAATATACGGCACTGGGTCATCTTCATCGCGCACAGCGAGTTAAGGGGGAAGGAATGATCCGTTACAGCGGATCCCCGCTGGCATATAGCTTTTCTGAAGCAGGACAGGCCAAGTCGGTGACGCTGATTGATGTTGCGCCGGGTGGTGAACCGACCTTCGAAGAAATTTATCTTCGTTGTGGGCGTCCACTTGTACGATGGAGTTCCACTGGCGGATTACAGGAGGTATATACCTGGCTGGATGAAGGCAGAGATGCCTCTGCTTTTATAGATTTGGAAATTCGGCTTAGTGAGGCTATGTCGATGAACGATATTCAACGCTTGCGCAAGTCACGCGAGGGGATCATTCATATTCGTCCGATCTACCCGCAAATGGAGATGGAGCTCGAACAAATTTCCCGTTCGCGTATGCCTGTGCAAGAGTTATTCCGTAAATTCTATCAGCGTCAGACAGGCGGAGCGGAGCCGGAAGACAGCTTGATAGAACTTTTCTTACAGCTAACCGAAGAAGAACGGCGTCAGCCAGAGGAAGGAGAGGAGAACTAA
- the addA gene encoding helicase-exonuclease AddAB subunit AddA, whose protein sequence is MKSEIEAKPEGSIWSDDQWRAIAESGDDILVAAAAGSGKTAVLVERIIRKISKEENGFSVDRLLVATFTKAAAAEMRQRIREALDRELEENGDNDHLRRQLSLLGKASITTLHSFCLEVIRRYYQIIPIDPGFRILNEHEAEMMRQELLQELLEEKYGEVGEDGADSVFVQLADWFSGERSDDAVHALIQRLHDYARSHPWPEQWLRDTAADFSLPDTDSLGRTPWVLSILEEAKLTLAGAASQLIQGREIALQPGGPAPYAENLTADLEMVNALQEAVNERPWAELYDIFMEVYFGKLKACKKDSTDPGLQEMVKELRDSVKKSILDLQKALFGRPADVFLRELNEAAPLMAELAETVIAFGERYRVEKAGRGLVDFSDLEHYCLQILRHPDSLPGHSLPSDAAMEYRAQFDEVLLDEYQDTNSVQEEIVRLISRETPGNRFMVGDMKQSIYRFRLAEPGLFLDKYRSFGSNNAGGGSNTVGESELSELSDKPNESSGGSVIDLARNFRSRMEVVNAVNMIFRQIMNETVAEITYDERAELVYGANFPGAAEKGPDTFFAPELLLIDRGAAAGKVEETSEDSETPLQESEAIESETAQLEARAIARRISQMTGLNGGSPLLIYDKGLKIMRPVIYGDIVILLRSARIWTPLIIEELRMEGIPAYGDLNKGYFEATEVEIALSLLKIVDNPQQDIPLAGVLRSPVVGLTEEELATVRMCSHGSFYRAVKVAVNMQDVKATEEEYDLFSAHEMESASTADINTFSNEASFDNGVHDVGAESEAVPQINPELKRKLENFLRQLDSWRDAARQGSLSELIWRIYGESGYLEWVGGLPGGSQRQNNLKALYDRAVQFENDTAARGLFRFLVFISRLRENGGDLGVAGGGGEEGNGVRIMTIHKSKGLEFPVVFIAGMAKQFNRQDLHSPFLMHKELGFGPRFVERETRVSYPTLPYLAINRRTRLELLAEEMRVLYVALTRPRDKMILVGTVRDLPRKIASWSSVQNREELLLADHLLARGRSYLDWVGPALIRHPAAAILRKLGGSEGTVSTVLHSDISNWSITVQNASDLNSGAFLPADNAEDKAEERLTVLKALQKGASVNVYRSENSEEIARRLEWPYPYTAASGIPAKTSVTELKALLSMQDQPSYDLLEEGGRPATSTENNKRTNVAGADSLHLRRPKFMEKRSLTPAERGTAYHTVMQHIPLEGSVDPKVVEETLARLERVAILTAEQVEAVEPAQIEAFYTNELGRRLIDSSWKLREMPFSYMVPAEEAYRGLDYMNKAVSELNPENHNESFSEAVLIQGVIDCLFREEDRIILLDYKTDSVLEHQGGIEALKEKYRFQLELYSKALHDILGEPISEIWLYFFDGGHAVKL, encoded by the coding sequence ATGAAGTCTGAAATAGAAGCGAAACCGGAAGGAAGCATATGGAGTGATGACCAGTGGCGCGCCATTGCTGAGAGCGGTGATGATATCCTCGTTGCCGCGGCGGCAGGTTCCGGTAAGACAGCGGTACTTGTAGAACGGATTATTCGCAAAATCAGCAAGGAAGAGAATGGCTTTAGCGTAGATAGATTGCTAGTAGCTACGTTTACCAAAGCTGCTGCTGCCGAGATGCGCCAGCGGATTAGGGAAGCACTCGATCGGGAGCTTGAGGAGAATGGAGATAATGACCATTTACGCCGTCAGCTGTCGTTGCTCGGGAAAGCCTCGATTACAACACTACACTCCTTCTGTCTGGAAGTGATTCGGCGTTACTATCAGATTATTCCTATAGATCCCGGTTTCCGTATACTGAACGAACATGAAGCAGAGATGATGCGGCAGGAGCTGCTTCAAGAGCTACTGGAGGAAAAATACGGTGAAGTAGGTGAAGATGGCGCGGATAGTGTATTTGTACAGCTTGCTGACTGGTTCAGTGGTGAACGCAGCGATGATGCGGTACATGCGCTCATACAGCGACTGCATGATTATGCCCGCAGCCATCCTTGGCCAGAGCAGTGGCTTCGTGATACCGCAGCTGATTTCTCATTACCAGACACAGATAGCTTAGGTCGGACTCCTTGGGTGCTAAGTATTCTTGAAGAAGCGAAGCTGACCCTTGCGGGTGCAGCCAGTCAGCTTATCCAAGGCCGAGAGATCGCGCTACAGCCAGGTGGTCCGGCGCCTTATGCCGAGAATCTGACGGCCGATCTTGAGATGGTAAATGCATTGCAGGAGGCTGTGAATGAACGGCCATGGGCAGAATTATATGATATTTTCATGGAAGTATACTTTGGGAAATTGAAAGCTTGTAAGAAGGATTCGACAGATCCTGGACTGCAGGAAATGGTTAAAGAACTGCGCGATAGTGTGAAGAAGAGTATTTTAGATCTTCAGAAGGCATTGTTTGGCCGTCCTGCGGATGTTTTTTTGCGAGAACTGAATGAGGCGGCTCCTCTTATGGCAGAGCTTGCTGAGACGGTGATAGCGTTCGGTGAACGTTACCGAGTCGAAAAAGCAGGACGGGGTCTCGTCGACTTCAGTGATTTGGAGCATTATTGTCTGCAAATTTTACGTCATCCAGATTCTCTACCGGGCCATTCCCTGCCTTCTGATGCAGCGATGGAGTACCGTGCCCAATTCGATGAGGTTCTGTTAGATGAATATCAAGATACGAATAGTGTGCAAGAAGAGATTGTGCGGCTTATCTCCCGCGAAACACCTGGTAACCGATTTATGGTCGGAGATATGAAGCAAAGTATTTATCGGTTCCGTCTGGCAGAGCCGGGGCTGTTCCTGGATAAATACCGCAGCTTTGGCTCTAATAATGCCGGAGGTGGCAGCAATACAGTAGGCGAATCCGAGTTAAGCGAGTTATCTGATAAGCCTAATGAATCGTCCGGCGGTTCGGTTATCGATCTAGCACGTAATTTCCGTAGTCGTATGGAGGTTGTAAATGCCGTAAATATGATTTTTCGGCAGATTATGAACGAGACAGTGGCGGAGATAACTTATGACGAACGTGCTGAGCTTGTGTATGGTGCGAATTTCCCGGGTGCAGCAGAGAAGGGGCCAGATACTTTTTTTGCACCGGAGCTATTATTGATCGATCGCGGAGCGGCAGCAGGTAAAGTAGAAGAGACTTCTGAGGACAGTGAGACTCCACTTCAGGAGAGTGAAGCCATTGAGAGTGAGACTGCGCAACTGGAAGCACGGGCGATTGCTCGGCGTATTTCACAGATGACTGGCCTGAATGGCGGATCCCCGCTGCTGATTTATGATAAAGGGCTTAAGATTATGCGCCCAGTGATTTATGGTGATATCGTGATTTTGCTTCGTTCGGCGAGAATATGGACCCCTTTAATCATCGAAGAGCTGCGGATGGAGGGAATCCCTGCTTATGGAGATCTGAATAAAGGATATTTTGAAGCCACAGAAGTAGAAATTGCACTTTCACTCTTAAAAATAGTTGATAATCCTCAGCAGGATATTCCACTCGCTGGCGTGCTTCGGTCACCTGTTGTTGGTTTAACTGAAGAGGAATTGGCTACGGTTCGGATGTGCAGCCATGGTTCTTTCTATCGTGCTGTAAAAGTGGCAGTGAACATGCAAGATGTAAAAGCAACTGAGGAAGAGTACGATCTTTTCTCAGCCCATGAAATGGAATCCGCAAGCACAGCTGATATAAATACGTTCTCTAATGAGGCCTCTTTTGACAATGGCGTTCATGATGTAGGAGCAGAAAGTGAAGCTGTACCGCAGATCAACCCAGAGTTGAAGCGTAAGCTTGAGAATTTCCTGAGACAGCTTGATAGCTGGAGAGATGCAGCTAGACAAGGCAGTCTCAGTGAGCTGATCTGGCGTATTTATGGTGAGAGCGGCTATCTGGAGTGGGTTGGAGGACTGCCTGGAGGCTCGCAGCGCCAGAACAATCTTAAGGCTTTATATGATCGGGCGGTTCAATTTGAGAATGATACTGCGGCGCGTGGGTTGTTCCGTTTTCTGGTGTTCATTTCACGGCTTCGTGAGAATGGCGGAGATCTTGGTGTAGCAGGTGGTGGTGGTGAAGAGGGCAATGGGGTCAGAATAATGACCATCCATAAATCCAAAGGCTTGGAGTTCCCTGTTGTTTTTATAGCGGGTATGGCGAAGCAGTTTAATCGGCAGGATCTGCACTCTCCATTCCTGATGCACAAAGAACTCGGCTTCGGACCACGTTTTGTGGAGCGGGAAACACGTGTCAGCTACCCAACGCTTCCTTATTTGGCTATTAATCGTCGTACACGACTTGAATTATTGGCTGAGGAAATGCGGGTATTATATGTAGCTTTAACTCGCCCGAGAGATAAGATGATTCTAGTCGGTACCGTAAGAGATTTACCAAGGAAAATCGCTAGCTGGAGCAGTGTGCAGAATCGGGAAGAATTGTTGCTTGCTGATCATTTATTAGCCCGGGGACGTAGCTATTTGGACTGGGTTGGACCGGCATTGATCCGGCATCCGGCAGCGGCTATTCTTCGTAAGCTAGGTGGTTCAGAAGGTACTGTCTCGACAGTGCTGCACAGCGATATCTCGAACTGGAGCATCACTGTACAGAATGCTTCGGACCTGAATTCAGGGGCATTCCTTCCAGCGGATAACGCTGAAGACAAAGCAGAAGAACGTCTAACTGTACTCAAGGCGCTTCAAAAAGGTGCATCTGTAAATGTTTATAGATCAGAGAATAGCGAAGAGATTGCCAGAAGACTAGAATGGCCTTATCCGTATACGGCTGCCTCTGGCATTCCTGCCAAAACCTCTGTTACAGAGTTAAAAGCTTTGTTGTCGATGCAGGACCAGCCTTCTTATGATCTCCTAGAGGAAGGCGGCCGCCCTGCTACCTCAACAGAAAACAATAAACGTACAAATGTGGCAGGAGCAGACAGTCTTCATTTACGCCGTCCGAAATTTATGGAGAAACGCAGTCTAACCCCAGCGGAGCGCGGGACAGCCTACCATACAGTTATGCAGCATATTCCGCTTGAGGGTTCAGTTGACCCTAAGGTTGTGGAAGAAACATTAGCACGACTAGAGAGAGTGGCTATTCTAACTGCTGAGCAGGTGGAGGCGGTGGAACCGGCTCAGATAGAGGCCTTTTATACGAATGAACTTGGTCGTAGATTAATAGATTCTTCTTGGAAGCTTAGAGAAATGCCTTTCAGTTATATGGTTCCTGCAGAGGAGGCTTATCGAGGGCTCGATTATATGAATAAAGCCGTATCAGAGCTAAACCCAGAGAATCATAATGAAAGCTTTAGTGAAGCTGTGCTGATCCAAGGGGTGATTGACTGCCTGTTCCGTGAAGAGGACCGGATCATTCTGCTAGACTATAAGACGGACTCTGTTTTAGAACATCAGGGTGGGATAGAAGCGCTTAAGGAAAAATATCGTTTTCAGCTAGAGTTATACAGCAAGGCATTACATGATATTTTGGGAGAACCGATCAGCGAAATTTGGCTGTACTTTTTTGACGGCGGACATGCTGTGAAATTATAA